A stretch of the Mycobacteroides immunogenum genome encodes the following:
- a CDS encoding phosphoglyceromutase: MSGETSSQTNGATLILLRHGESQWNAKNLFTGWVDVDLTEKGRSEAQRGGELLAQQGLLPDILFTSLLRRAINTAHLALDTADRLWIPVVRDWRLNERHYGALQGLDKAETKAKYGEEQFMAWRRSYDTPPPPIERGSHYSQDQDPRYADIDGGPLTECLADVVTRFVPYYEDSIVPELRTGKTVLVAAHGNSLRALVKYLDGISDEEIVGLNIPTGIPLRYDLDENLKPITPGGVYLDPEAAAAGAAAVANQGAK; this comes from the coding sequence ATGAGCGGCGAGACCTCCAGCCAGACAAACGGGGCCACCCTGATCCTGCTGCGCCATGGCGAGAGCCAGTGGAACGCCAAGAACCTGTTCACCGGCTGGGTCGATGTCGACCTGACGGAAAAGGGCAGGTCCGAGGCGCAGCGCGGTGGCGAGTTACTCGCTCAGCAGGGGCTGCTGCCGGACATTCTGTTCACCTCGCTGCTGCGCCGTGCGATCAACACGGCACACCTGGCTCTCGACACGGCGGACCGGCTGTGGATACCGGTGGTGCGGGACTGGCGCCTCAACGAGCGGCACTACGGCGCACTGCAGGGGCTGGACAAGGCGGAAACCAAGGCCAAGTACGGCGAGGAGCAGTTCATGGCCTGGCGCCGCAGCTACGACACCCCGCCGCCGCCCATCGAGCGTGGCAGCCACTACAGCCAGGACCAAGACCCCCGCTACGCCGATATCGACGGTGGACCGCTCACCGAATGTCTGGCCGACGTGGTGACGCGGTTCGTGCCCTACTACGAGGATTCCATTGTTCCCGAGCTCCGCACGGGTAAGACCGTTCTCGTTGCTGCCCACGGTAATTCGCTGCGTGCTCTGGTGAAGTATCTCGACGGCATCTCCGACGAGGAGATCGTCGGTCTGAACATCCCGACGGGCATTCCGTTGCGGTACGACCTCGACGAGAACCTCAAACCGATCACTCCGGGCGGGGTCTACCTGGATCCGGAGGCCGCGGCCGCCGGCGCCGCCGCGGTAGCCAACCAGGGCGCGAAATAA